One genomic segment of Ctenopharyngodon idella isolate HZGC_01 chromosome 7, HZGC01, whole genome shotgun sequence includes these proteins:
- the dtx4a gene encoding E3 ubiquitin-protein ligase DTX4a isoform X2 — MTVIKVKQVPTVPVKNLNGSSPVHPALAGITGILMSAAGLPVCLTRPPKLVLHPPPVSKSDIKPVPGLGHCCRKTTKKQARKGRTSEEVVRRYLQKVRNPPEEDCTICMESLCGPSGYKGPGVGGISRAESVGRLSQCGHQYHLQCLVAMYNNGNKDGSLQCPTCKTIYGVKTGNQPPGKMEYHVIPHSLPGHPDCKTIRIIYNIPPGIQGPEHPNPGKPFTARGFPRHCYLPDSEKGRLVLKLLLVAWDRRLIFSVGTSSTTGETDTVIWNEVHHKTEFGSNLTGHGYPDSGHLDNVLEELRAQGITEEECLRD; from the exons ATGACTGTTATCAAGGTCAAACA AGTCCCCACCGTCCCAGTGAAGAACTTAAATGGATCCAGTCCTGTCCATCCAGCTTTGGCAG GTATCACTGGGATTCTAATGAGTGCCGCTGGACTCCCAGTCTGCTTGACCCGCCCACCCAAACTTGTGCTCCACCCCCCACCTGTCAGCAAGAGTGACATCAAACCTGTGCCAGGCCTCGGCCACTGCTGCCGGAAAACCACAAAGAAGCAGGCCCGCAAAG GTAGAACTTCAGAAGAAGTTGTTAGAAGATATCTCCAGAAAGTCCGCAACCCACCCGAGGAG GATTGCACTATCTGTATGGAGTCTCTCTGTGGGCCATCTGGCTATAAAGGCCCAGGTGTCGGTGGCATTTCTCGGGCAGAGTCGGTCGGTCGACTGTCTCAGTGTGGACATCAGTACCACCTGCAGTGCCTGGTGGCCATGTACAACAACGGCAACAAAGACGGCAGCCTTCAGTGTCCCACCTGCAAGACCATCTACGGTGTTAAAACCGGCAACCAGCCACCAGGCAAGATGGAATACCATGTCATTCCTCACTCCCTTCCTGGACACCCTGACTGCAAAACCATCCGGATTATCTACAACATACCCCCTGGCATTCAG GGTCCAGAGCATCCCAACCCTGGGAAGCCCTTCACAGCACGTGGATTTCCAAGACACTGCTACCTCCCTGACAGTGAGAAAGGCCGTCTG GTGTTGAAGCTGCTGCTGGTTGCTTGGGACCGCCGGCTCATCTTCTCGGTGGGCACATCCAGCACTACAGGCGAGACGGATACGGTCATTTGGAACGAGGTGCATCACAAGACCGAGTTCGGCTCCAACCTGACCGGCCACGGTTACCCAGACTCCGGCCACCTTGACAACGTCCTGGAAGAGCTGAGGGCGCAAGGCATCACTGAGGAAGAGTGTCTGAGGGACTGA
- the msantd1 gene encoding myb/SANT-like DNA-binding domain-containing protein 1, with protein sequence MASEDLCFSYTVPGSNEKHRRARNWTDSEMKALVYIWEEYVTELKKAKRNAKIYETMAKQLYELTGEQRHREEIKMKITNMTFQFRQLKYTANGGNAIPDWPYYKSIERILSKVPEQAHMSPPNLSTSGPSTSQLESSVPQSAPPSGFLPEYTGSSEERDINDEEEGLTENSGSSFETRSQPRKRRRLSHVSLRRKKLRILDAMLQEQRRVSHAVEEACHEVRRVMHQQNFLQVQSLQLQERMMNLLEKMIPAQPAPSWPNPPPSKSLGTPTPE encoded by the exons ATGGCCTCCGAGGACCTCTGCTTTAGTTACACTGTGCCGGGCTCGAACGAGAAGCACAGGAGGGCTCGTAACTGGACGGATTCTGAGATGAAAGCTCTTGTGTACATTTGGGAAGAGTATGTGACAGAGCTAAAGAAGGCTAAGCGCAATGCTAAGATCTACGAGACAATGGCTAAGCAACTTTACGAATTAACTGGGGAACAGCGACACAGGGAGGAGATTAAGATGAAGATTACCAACATGACTTTCCAATTCAGGCAA CTGAAGTACACAGCAAATGGTGGGAATGCTATACCTGATTGGCCGTACTACAAATCTATTGAGAGGATCTTGTCAAAGGTTCCAGAGCAAGCCCATATGAGCCCACCGAACCTCTCGACGTCTGGCCCCTCCACCTCTCAACTTGAGTCTTCTGTGCCCCAGTCAGCTCCGCCAAGTGGGTTTCTACCTGAGTACACTGGTTCCTCAGAGGAGAGAGACATCAACGATGAGGAAGAAGGCCTAACAGAGAACTCAGGAAGTTCTTTTGAAACAAG GTCACAACCACGTAAGAGGCGGAGGCTGTCACATGTGTCACTACGCCGAAAGAAGCTGCGTATCCTGGATGCAATGCTGCAGGAACAACGCAGGGTAAGCCATGCCGTTGAGGAGGCATGTCATGAAGTTCGTCGTGTTATGCATCAGCAAAACTTCCTGCAGGTGCAGAGCCTCCAGCTTCAGGAGCGAATGATGAACCTCTTGGAGAAGATGATTCCTGCTCAGCCTGCTCCTTCTTGGCCCAACCCACCACCCTCAAAGAGTTTAGGAACACCTACGCCTGAGTGA
- the si:ch211-119e14.1 gene encoding cilia- and flagella-associated protein 251 yields MTQADNMSGSTSTVLVLLFLLIILALALVYFYKKLNADTNGQYTVQRIVFAPGGLRDRLRQGVGVVENRFGVHIWPQPRDDEENIGGNDEGDEEGKGHDKQNDSYAEEGEQQENVNSGDDSSSDYSSVDLRERARMQREEKKSDKDEAAEEKEKQEEQEGGAAAGEEEKSEEVKNEEKVGLLVDLTPFRGSAIWSEEDKDGNEENDLTAL; encoded by the coding sequence ATGACACAAGCAGATAATATGAGTGGCAGCACTTCAACTGTCCTTGTCCTCCTCTTCTTATTAATCATACTTGCTCTGGCTCTggtgtatttttataaaaagcTTAATGCGGACACAAATGGACAGTACACCGTCCAGCGCATAGTCTTCGCCCCCGGCGGCCTACGGGATCGATTGAGACAAGGAGTTGGGGTTGTGGAAAACAGATTTGGTGTCCACATTTGGCCTCAACCCCGTGATGACGAGGAGAACATAGGAGGTAATGATGAAGGGGACGAAGAGGGCAAAGGTCATGACAAACAAAATGACAGTTACGCAGAGGAGGGAGAACAGCAGGAAAATGTTAACAGCGGGGACGATTCTTCGAGTGACTATTCCAGCGTTGACCTGAGGGAGAGGGCAAGGATGCAGAGGGAGGAAAAGAAAAGTGACAAGGACGAAGCTGCGGAAGAGAAGGAGAAACAGGAGGAGCAGGAGGGAGGAGCAGCAGCAGGAGAGGAGGAGAAAAGTGAAGAAGTGAAGAACGAAGAGAAAGTGGGATTACTCGTAGATCTAACGCCATTTAGAGGTAGCGCAATTTGGTCTGAGGAGGACAAAGATGGAAATGAGGAAAATGACTTGACTGCTTTATGA
- the dtx4a gene encoding E3 ubiquitin-protein ligase DTX4a isoform X1 — MLLASAVVVWEWLNEHGRWRPYSPAVSHHIEAVIRSDPRGAGSVVLGQVDSRLSPYIIDLQSMHQFRQDTGTLRPVRRSFYDPRSAPGQGWVWEWENDSGSWTAYDTEVSIAIQAARDRQQPWLDLTPLGFCYLIDLQSMTQINGQTQRRRRIQRRSDLAYPLVSGPLPKPHAWSSAGSGGLLGVGVSGVSGGNGSAYPSGALPASAITSLGQPCSCQQCMLVLGVKTPSMAQTLGRKPPPIPKPPSPKAPSRGHSYSLTLPHPPSLSRVLSPHRNSTSGASGGFGHSLSLLGSATAALSISSNRPPPPAVPPPPPPSTIPHTTSVSNPTAPTPSNALISTATTCAPTPSARVLGPVSTASAACAAPVPPRSSLAGLSRPALQRIAMAQSRALIASGVPTVPVKNLNGSSPVHPALAGITGILMSAAGLPVCLTRPPKLVLHPPPVSKSDIKPVPGLGHCCRKTTKKQARKGRTSEEVVRRYLQKVRNPPEEDCTICMESLCGPSGYKGPGVGGISRAESVGRLSQCGHQYHLQCLVAMYNNGNKDGSLQCPTCKTIYGVKTGNQPPGKMEYHVIPHSLPGHPDCKTIRIIYNIPPGIQGPEHPNPGKPFTARGFPRHCYLPDSEKGRLVLKLLLVAWDRRLIFSVGTSSTTGETDTVIWNEVHHKTEFGSNLTGHGYPDSGHLDNVLEELRAQGITEEECLRD; from the exons ATGTTGTTAGCCTCGGCCGTGGTCGTCTGGGAATGGCTGAACGAGCACGGGCGCTGGCGACCCTACAGCCCGGCGGTGTCCCATCATATCGAGGCGGTGATCCGCAGCGACCCTCGCGGCGCCGGGAGCGTGGTGCTGGGCCAGGTCGACTCGCGTCTATCGCCGTACATCATTGACCTGCAGTCTATGCACCAGTTTCGGCAAGATACCG GGACACTAAGACCCGTGCGGCGAAGTTTCTATGACCCGCGGTCGGCTCCGGGGCAGGGTTGGGTGTGGGAATGGGAGAATGACTCGGGCTCATGGACGGCGTACGACACAGAGGTCAGCATCGCCATCCAGGCGGCTCGGGACCGGCAGCAGCCCTGGCTGGACTTAACGCCATTGGGCTTCTGCTACCTTATAGACCTGCAGAGTATGACGCAGATCAATGGACAGACGCAACGGCGCCGGCGCATCCAGAGGCGCTCAGACCTGGCCTACCCGCTCGTCTCTGGCCCACTACCTAAGCCACACGCgtggtcgtccgccggaagtgGTGGACTCTTGGGGGTGGGAGTTTCAGGGGTTAGTGGAGGGAATGGCAGTGCCTATCCCAGTGGAGCTCTCCCAGCTTCTGCTATTACTTCACTGGGTCAACCATGTTCCTGCCAGCAGTGTATGCTAGTCTTGGGCGTCAAGACCCCTAGCATGGCACAAACTCTCGGGCGGAAACCACCACCAATACCCAAGCCGCCGAGCCCAAAGGCGCCATCAAGGGGACACTCTTACTCTCTTACCCTGCCTCACCCTCCTTCCCTTTCCAGAGTCCTCTCGCCACATAGGAACTCCACCTCGGGTGCTAGCGGAGGCTTTGGACACTCCCTCTCTCTGCTGGGTTCAGCCACTGCCGCCCTGTCGATATCCTCTAACCGTCCTCCTCCACCTGCTGTACCGCCACCCCCGCCTCCTTCTACCATACCCCACACGACCTCTGTGTCCAACCCTACAGCACCTACACCCTCCAACGCCCTTATATCTACAGCGACCACCTGCGCTCCCACGCCCTCTGCTCGTGTTCTGGGTCCTGTGTCCACGGCATCAGCAGCTTGTGCTGCCCCGGTGCCACCTCGCAGTAGTCTGGCAGGCCTTAGCCGCCCCGCCCTGCAGAGAATCGCCATGGCACAGTCACGGGCACTCATTGCATCAgg AGTCCCCACCGTCCCAGTGAAGAACTTAAATGGATCCAGTCCTGTCCATCCAGCTTTGGCAG GTATCACTGGGATTCTAATGAGTGCCGCTGGACTCCCAGTCTGCTTGACCCGCCCACCCAAACTTGTGCTCCACCCCCCACCTGTCAGCAAGAGTGACATCAAACCTGTGCCAGGCCTCGGCCACTGCTGCCGGAAAACCACAAAGAAGCAGGCCCGCAAAG GTAGAACTTCAGAAGAAGTTGTTAGAAGATATCTCCAGAAAGTCCGCAACCCACCCGAGGAG GATTGCACTATCTGTATGGAGTCTCTCTGTGGGCCATCTGGCTATAAAGGCCCAGGTGTCGGTGGCATTTCTCGGGCAGAGTCGGTCGGTCGACTGTCTCAGTGTGGACATCAGTACCACCTGCAGTGCCTGGTGGCCATGTACAACAACGGCAACAAAGACGGCAGCCTTCAGTGTCCCACCTGCAAGACCATCTACGGTGTTAAAACCGGCAACCAGCCACCAGGCAAGATGGAATACCATGTCATTCCTCACTCCCTTCCTGGACACCCTGACTGCAAAACCATCCGGATTATCTACAACATACCCCCTGGCATTCAG GGTCCAGAGCATCCCAACCCTGGGAAGCCCTTCACAGCACGTGGATTTCCAAGACACTGCTACCTCCCTGACAGTGAGAAAGGCCGTCTG GTGTTGAAGCTGCTGCTGGTTGCTTGGGACCGCCGGCTCATCTTCTCGGTGGGCACATCCAGCACTACAGGCGAGACGGATACGGTCATTTGGAACGAGGTGCATCACAAGACCGAGTTCGGCTCCAACCTGACCGGCCACGGTTACCCAGACTCCGGCCACCTTGACAACGTCCTGGAAGAGCTGAGGGCGCAAGGCATCACTGAGGAAGAGTGTCTGAGGGACTGA